The genomic DNA CGACGATGCTCCGACCGACTCCGGGACCAACACGATCACCGGCGTACGGATGATCCCGATCAGCGCCATCGCGCCGCACCCCGAACAGCCGCGCCGCCACTTCGACGAAACCGCGCTCAACGAACTCGCCGCGTCGATCGCCGAACGCGGCATCATCCAGCCGATCGTCGTCCGCCCGCACGGCCATGATTATCAGATCGTCGCCGGCGAGCGCCGCTGGCGCGCTGCGCAGCGCGCCCGCCTCCACGAAGTTCCGGTCGTCGTCCGCGACTATAGCGACGCCGAGACTCTCCAGATCGCGCTCGTCGAAAATATCCAGCGTCAGGATCTCAACGCAATCGAGGAAGCCGAGGCGTACAGCCGCCTGCTCGACGAGTTCGGCCATACGCAGGAAGTGCTCGCCAAGACGGTCCATAAGTCGCGCAGCCATGTCGCCAACTTGTTGCGATTGCTCGATCTTCCCAAGACGGTGCAGGGCCGCGTGATCGATGGAACGCTCAGCATGGGCCATGCCCGCGCGATCATCGGCGCCACCGATCCCGAGGCGCTCGCCGAGCAAGTCGTCGGCAAGGGCCTCTCCGTCCGCCAGACCGAAAAGCTGGCCCAGGCGGCCAAGCCGTCCTCCACGCGACGCGCCCCGCGGGCACCTAGTCCGACCAGCAGCGAAGGTGACGCCGACGTGGCCGCGCTTGAGCGCCAGCTTGGCGATCTGCTCGGGCTGAAGATCCGTATTAGCTACGGGGACGCTGGCGGCACACTGACGGTGGAATATTCCACGCTCGATCAGCTCGACATGATCTGCCAGCGACTGAGCGGCGAGCCGATCTGACGCGGAAGTTCTAGCAAGCCTACCGCCTACGCCGCGCCCCGCAGCCTGGTAATCAACCCCAGCATCGCCTGGCTCGCCAGCACGTCACCGGCCGTCGCCCCAGCCATCAAAGCACGCTCCGCCCGCCGCACCTCGTCAAGCGCGCGCACCAGCGCCTCAGGAGACCACCGTCGCAGAGCAGCGCCAGTCCCCGCCTCTTCCTTGAAGAACACACGATGCCGCTTCATCACGCTGCCGACATCGCCCCCCGCCGCAACCTCGCTCTTCATCTCCGCTAGCGAGGCCAGCCGCCGCGCCAGCGCGCGCAGCCATGGGATCGGCGACACCCCCGCCTCGTCCATCCGCCGCAGCGCCTCGCCTAGCGCCGCCGGCTTTGCCGCTACGACCGCCTCGATCACGTCGCCCATCTCGGTCTCGCCTAGGTCAGCCCCGACCGCGTCGAGCGCTTCCTCCTCGC from Sphingomonas radiodurans includes the following:
- a CDS encoding ParB/RepB/Spo0J family partition protein, whose product is MTDIKRARGGLGRGLNALLGDIARDDAPTDSGTNTITGVRMIPISAIAPHPEQPRRHFDETALNELAASIAERGIIQPIVVRPHGHDYQIVAGERRWRAAQRARLHEVPVVVRDYSDAETLQIALVENIQRQDLNAIEEAEAYSRLLDEFGHTQEVLAKTVHKSRSHVANLLRLLDLPKTVQGRVIDGTLSMGHARAIIGATDPEALAEQVVGKGLSVRQTEKLAQAAKPSSTRRAPRAPSPTSSEGDADVAALERQLGDLLGLKIRISYGDAGGTLTVEYSTLDQLDMICQRLSGEPI